The Pandoraea vervacti DNA window CCCCACGTATCTGAGGACACGAGGACTCTCTTAAAATAAGGGATAGTCTTGTGCCTATCAGTAAGCCTAGTCATTACGTGGAAAGCATCGAAATTCTGACCGAGCCGGAGCGCCGTCGTCGGCGCACGGCGCAGGAAAAAATCGCCATCGTGCAGGAAACATTGGAGCCGGGAGCGTCGGTGTCGGCCGTTGCACGTCGGCACGGCGTCAATGCCAACCAGGTGTTCGGCTGGCGCAAGCAATACCAGGAAGGCAGTCTGGCGGCGGTGAAGGCGGGTGAAACCGTTGTACCGGCATCTGAGCTAGCCGCCGCCATCAAGGAAATCAAGGAGTTGCAACGGCTACTCGGGAAGAAGACGTTGGAGGTCGAAATCCTGAAAGAAGCCGTGGAATGGGGCCGGTCAAAAAACCTGATTGCGCGCTCGCCCTTGCTGCCGGGGGACGACCGATGAAGACGGTCTGCGAAGTTCTCGGCGTGGCGCGCTCTGCCGTGGCGGTCAAGCGAGCTCGCTCGTCCGACTGGCGCGATGGTCGCCGTGCCCGCGTGACCAACGATGCCGGGCTGGTCGAGGAGATTCAGGCCCATGTGGCGCACCTTCCTACCTATGGCTACCGGCGTGTCTGGGCGCTGCTGCGCCGCAGTCGGGAGCAGAGCGGTGCGCCGTGCATCAACGTCAAGCGCGTGTATCGGGTCATGCGGGAGCATCAGTTGCTGCTGCGCCGCCCCGGCGTGCGGCAAGACAAGCGGCGGCATGACGGTCGCGTTGCCGTGGAGCGCAGCAACACCCGCTGGTGCTCCGATGGCTTCGAGTTCCGGTGCGACGATGGTACGCCGCTGCGCGTGACGTTTGCGTTGGACTGCTGCGACCGCGAGGCGATTAGCTGGGCCGCAACGACCGGCGGGCATAGCGGTGATGTGGTGCGAGACGTGATGCTGGCCGCCGTCGAACAGCGCTTCGGCACCACGCAGGCCGCGCACCCCATCGAA harbors:
- a CDS encoding IS3 family transposase (programmed frameshift) produces the protein MEILTEPERRRRRTAQEKIAIVQETLEPGASVSAVARRHGVNANQVFGWRKQYQEGSLAAVKAGETVVPASELAAAIKEIKELQRLLGKKTLEVEILKEAVEWGRFKKPDCALALAAGGRPMKTVCEVLGVARSAVAVKRARSSDWRDGRRARVTNDAGLVEEIQAHVAHLPTYGYRRVWALLRRSREQSGAPCINVKRVYRVMREHQLLLRRPGVRQDKRRHDGRVAVERSNTRWCSDGFEFRCDDGTPLRVTFALDCCDREAISWAATTGGHSGDVVRDVMLAAVEQRFGTTQAAHPIEWLTDNGSAYIDYRTRSFARELGLEPLTTPVRSPQSNGMAESFVKTMKHDYVAYMDKPDAPTALSRLAIAFEHYNERHPHKALKYRSPREFRRNAVSST